One genomic segment of Capricornis sumatraensis isolate serow.1 chromosome 6, serow.2, whole genome shotgun sequence includes these proteins:
- the LOC138080726 gene encoding FUN14 domain-containing protein 2: MSGSSQLAQTAARHSAFSRGEAPRVSSRDELAEMAAASQGNFEGKFESLDLAELAKKQPWWRRLFGQESGPSAEKYSVATQLLIGGVTGWCTGFIFQKVGKLAATAVGGGFFLLQLANHTGYIKVDWQRVEKDMKKAKEQLKIRKSNQIPTEVKSKAEEVVSFVKKNVLVTGGFFGGFLLGMAS, encoded by the coding sequence CCAGCTCGCGCAGACGGCGGCGCGCCACTCCGCGTTCTCCCGCGGCGAAGCTCCGCGGGTGTCATCGCGAGACGAGCTCGCCGAAATGGCTGCCGCCAGTCAAGGAAACTTTGAGGGAAAGTTTGAGTCACTGGACCTTGCAGAACTTGCTAAAAAGCAGCCATGGTGGCGCAGGCTGTTTGGGCAGGAATCTGGGCCTTCAGCTGAAAAGTATAGTGTGGCAACCCAGCTGTTAATTGGAGGTGTCACTGGATGGTGCACAGGTTTCATATTCCAGAAGGTTGGAAAACTGGCTGCAACGGCTGTGGGAGGTGGATTTTTTCTGCTTCAGCTTGCAAACCATACTGGCTACATCAAAGTGGACTGGCAGCGTGTAGAGAAGGACATGAAGAAGGCCAAGGAACAGCTGAAGATCCGCAAGAGCAACCAGATACCTACAGAGGTCAAGAGCAAAGCAGAGGAGGTGGTGTCGTTTGTGAAGAAGAACGTTCTAGTGACTGGTGGCTTTTTCGGAGGCTTTCTGCTGGGCATGGCATCCTAG